A window of Babylonia areolata isolate BAREFJ2019XMU chromosome 2, ASM4173473v1, whole genome shotgun sequence contains these coding sequences:
- the LOC143276498 gene encoding uncharacterized protein LOC143276498 yields the protein MSRPQFQYQYAIAKPRYTSQYGVSDPQYVSHYRIAEPQYYSNYGTSKGMTLFRRGPYKPTPVNNYLSGNGKSHVYEGSGYYVPSERIWQNYVEYRSLPKTSRRDAILMESEDQWVAFMRKRDSVHQPGGVSIRGYPDLYRRNPLPQMLPFRTKAWIRKWDGPGFFYPPSDSWVHEQVGPGIPGESYRFYNEEDWIKFKYMSDTPRMEFVKKPQYNVPLAPGKVG from the exons ATGTCGAGGCCACAGTTCCAGTACCAGTACGCGATTGCTAAGCCACGATACACCTCACAATATGGAGTTTCTGATCCACAATATGTCTCACACTATCGGATTGCTGAGCCACAATACTACTCCAATTATGGAACCAGCAAAGGCATGACACTCTTCCGAAGAGGCCCCTACAAGCCCACACCTGTGAACAACTACCTGAGCGGAAATGGCAAGTCCCACGTCTATGAGGGGTCAGGCTACTATGTGCCCAGTGAGCGCATATGGCAGAACTATGTGGAGTATCGATCCTTGCCAAAGACGTCTCGGAGAGACGCCATTCTGATGGAATCAGAGGACCAGTGGGTTGCTTTCATGCGCAAGCGGGACAGCGTTCATCAGCCTGGTG GCGTTTCCATAAGAGGTTATCCTGATCTCTACCGACGAAACCCTTTACCCCAGATGCTGCCTTTCAGAACCAAAGCATGGATCCGCAAATGGGATGGTCCTGGGTTCTTTTACCCACCGTCTGACTCTTGGGTGCACGAGCAGGTGGGGCCAGGCATTCCAGGCGAGTCCTATCGCTTCTACAATGAGGAAGACTGGATCAAGTTCAAGTACATGTCGGACACACCCAGGATGGAGTTTGTGAAAAAGCCCCAGTACAATGTACCTCTTGCTCCAGGCAAAGTCGGCTAA